One Hoplias malabaricus isolate fHopMal1 chromosome 12, fHopMal1.hap1, whole genome shotgun sequence genomic window, AACTTTAAAGCTGCACAAGCTCAATAGTAAAAGTAGTATTTATGCTGGACCCTGGGTAGTTCACTGTTTTCACATAGGGAATATTTTTCACATGTAAGGAGCTGTTTTCATATTCTGTAAAATGCAGCCCAACTGTCTTCCAAGAAATGTAACATTGATACCACACCTTAAACTAGCTCATCCGTGTCATCATGTTTACAGAAAGGCAGATGCACTGGAAATCTATGATGAGCTATTTGAAATCAATTTGATAAATTTCATGCTGCTCTGCTCTGGTGTGGATTGTGTTAACattaatttcttatttttgtAACAGACTCCCTCGAAAGACAGACATGGAAAGGTGAGTTGCAGGCATTGAGCCATTTTAAACaaaactcttcagtgtttcataatttaatttatatactGTATGATAATAAACCTTCATAACCCTTCATAATGCTTCTgtcaatgctgtgttttttcttctctttcttatAGGAAAATAGAAATAGTCCAGTTTGCCAGTCGGACACGGCAGCTCTTTGTACGACTGCTTGCTCTTGTGAAATGGGCAAGCAATGCTGGCAAAGTGGAGAAGTGTGCTGTATGTTTATTTAAGATAATTTGTCCTCTTTATGCATAGCAAGCATTTCACACTTATGCAGTGGTGCTATATGACTGACAGGGTTTACAAGCGAATGTCcagtaaacatatatatatatgtatgtatgtgttagacaatgaaactgaaacacctgtaattttagtgtgggaggtttcatggctaaattggaccagcctggtggccaatcttcattcattgcacattgcaccagtaagaccatgtgcatcaaatggttcaaacattgtatcctgaatgtggtgccatgtatcaggacgacaatgcaccaatacacacatcaagactggtgaaagattggtttgatgaacatgaaagtgaagttgaacatctcccatggcctgcacagtcaccagatctaaatattattgagccactttggggtgttttggaggagcgagtcaggaaacggtttcctccaccagcatcacgtagtgacctggccactatcctgcaagaagaatggattaaaatccctctgaccactgtgcaggacttttatatgtcattcccaagattaattgatgctgtattggccgcaaaaggaggccctacaccatactaataaattgttgtggtctaaaaccaggtgtttcagtttcattgtccaacccctgtacatttcCAAGTAAGTTTTGAAGGTGTTAGATGTGTGCAAATATCTGcacatttctgaaagatttCTCTATACTATATCATCATTGAAAATGCCATGATATGTAAATATTTGCTGTTGTTCAGTGGATTATTTATTGGATTCTCACTTTCTGTTTGCAGATGATATCCGCATTTCTGGACCAGCAGGCTTTCTTGTTTGTTGACACGGCAGACCGACTTGCGTCACTGGCCCGCGATGCCTTAGTTCATGCCCGGTTGCCAAGCTTTGCCATTCCCTTTGCCATCGATGTTCTGACTACAGGGTCATACCCACGTCTTCCTACTTGCATCCGGGTAGGCACTGAACCAAACTGGAACTTTGTTCACACAGCTTCTGTCCCATAAGTTGTTTTGGAAACATGAAACTAGTCAGTAGTTGGGAAGTATATGTTACTTGTAAACAGCTAATAAGGCAGAGTTATggcatttaaaatgtatgtattgaGGCTGTCCAATTTAAAACATATCTCCATTtcaaaatatctaaaataaaagtttattagtaaataaattacatcttgCTACCTTTTTTTGCCATGAATGTGGCTCTATGGGCAGATATAGCATTAAATACAAACTAACTAACATTTGAACACGAAAGCTATACTTCATATCGTGTGAGAATTTCATGATGCATGGAACAGTAGAAAACATCCAAAATTACTGGGGTGGGGGGAggaaatctttttacattcacttctattgaaagttaagaatgattttctctctcctgtaaatttactatttgacagatacatgtttttatttggggttgtgggttccagtcctgcttttttttttttttttttaaatgcagtctAATGTTATACATGTTTCGTTTCAGGACAAAATAATTCCTCCAGACCCTATCACAAAAGCAGAGAAACAGAGTACACTCAATCAGCTAAATCAAATACTTCGCCATCGACTTGTCACCACTGACCTGCCACCTCAGCTAGCCAATCTTACTGTGGGTAGGTACTAGTTTTCACATTCTTTTACTAGACAAGTTAACCTTTTACAGAAGTGTAATGCTGTCATGTAGTGTGAGGGGAAAAATGTGTTGAactggtgtgtttgtttcctgTGCTTAATAAGCAAATGGGCGGGTGAAGTTCCGGGTGGACGGTGAGTTTGAAGCCACCTTAACGGTGATGGGGGATGACCCAGACATTCCATGGAGGTTGCTGAAGCTGGAAATTCTGGTTGAGGATAAAGAAACAGGGGGTATGTATATGTAAAATCTATAGATTTCTTTGTGCAATTTAGCCACAGAATATTTGCACTTTAATATGCTCACAGGTTATTGGCATTTAATTTACAGATGGCCGATCGTTGGTACACAGCATGCAAGTAAATTACATCCATGAGCTGGTACAGTCTCGTCTTTTTGCGGATGAAAAACCACTCCAGGACATGTACAACTGCTTACGTATCCTTTCCATTCAGACGTCTACTTTAAATGTTACACTTTGCTTTACTGTAATGCTGGCCATCTCACCACATTCAAGTGAGACCCAATGTCTCAATAAGTCGTATTTCAGAGCATCAGCTGTCCTTTTAGCAACATAAACTCATTGTTTGAATGTACAATTGtattaaattgtatttttttgacAACTTATGCAGACAATATTAAACACTTAACATTGGATTagaaaaagttaatttaaaaataataataaaaaaaaatgacatcacTGTAAAATATGAATAGATATTGCAAAAGATTCCAATAAGCCCTGTCCTTGGCTATGATTTTGTAGTACTTCTTCACTCTGTAGTTTTTAGTGTTAAAAGATTTTTGTTGGTGGTATCACTTTGCTACTGATGCCTTGTTTATGTTGCGATGGTGACTGTTCGTTTAATTATCCTGAGTTCTAACACATCCTCAGGGCACAGAGCAGTTAGCCAACAATGGATATTTGGAGCTGTTAAACTACTGTAATATAGATTATTACTCGGGTATCTTTTTCTGTTGCATATCTGtgataaacattttaatatacttaaaatagtaaaaaagtGGATAGTTGCTTTATAttagatttaaaaatattacctattCCTGTAGCAGTCACTTTAACAGTCCTTAATTGGTTCTGTCAGACTCTTTCTGCCTATCCCTGCAGTTGGAGGTGCTGCATTCTCAGACGTTGATGCTGATCAGAGAACGCTGGGGAGACCTGGTACAGGTGGAGCGCTACCTTCCTGCTAAGTGCCTCACCTTGGCTGTCTGGAAGTAAGAGCCACTACAAATGCATTCTTAAATGTGTCCAATGAATATTTTAAGTGTAATACAGGTTTCTTCGAGGTTGTACAGCACATCTTTGGCTACCACCATGTTGCTTATATGAGTTCTTTGAGAGACTCATTTTCCCTCATATCAGATAAGCTGACCTCGACCAACATCAGTTTCACAACTCTCCACTCAGGCCTCACTCATTTAGATCGTAAAAAATTATATGAAAGGATGCTGTTCGTGGACTTTAGTTCCGCCTTTTAATACAGTTATTCCACAAAATCTGGTCAAAAAACTGTGCGATCTGGGCCTGGGCAGTTCACTATGCTTATGGATATTGGACTTCCTGAGCAATAGACCCCAATTCCTCAGGATGGAAAACCGCAAATCCTCAACTCTCATCTTGAGATGTGTCCTCAGCCCCCTCTTCTGCTCACTCTTCACATATGACAGCTCCCCCATTAACAAGTTTGCTGGTGCCACCACCATTGTAGGACTGATTACGAACTACGAGTCAGTTACAGGGAGCAGGTCCAGCATCTGACTAAATGTGGTGTAGTAATAATAACCTGGAGTTGAAACCTAATAAAACCAAGGAGCTGGTCATGGATTTCAGAAGATCCACTCGCACTGAGACCACGGCCCTCCACATCAATGGAGTGGAGGTTGAGAGAGTGGAGAACTTTAAGTTCCTGACATCACCTGGACCTTCAACACCCAATACCAAGTGGGGAAGGCACAACAGAGACTCTTCTTCCTCAGGAAGCTGAAGCACTCTCACCCCCCTCAACACTTGCTGGTGAACTTTTACAGAGCCACCATCGCAAGCCTCCTGACCTACTGCTACAGTTTGGTTCACCAGTTGTACAGCACGGGACAGGAAAGACCTGCAGCAAGTGACATTTTCAACAGCCACCTCCAGAAAATAGCCACCTGCATTTCAATGGACGCTACTCACCCTGGACATTCtgcatccccccccccccccccccaatcccCTATAAAAAGAGACTCAGACAATTAAAAGTAAAGACAAACCTTCTGAAACACTTCTTCCGCCAGGCTGTGAAAGCCGTCAACCTccactcaccccccccccccccccccacacaacAACCTTAACCATCCTTAACCAACTTTGACCATTCCATCCTGATTGATAATCAGTGGAATCAATGGACAATCATTCATTCTGACGGACAATCACAGGGACACTTcgccccccaacacacacacaccaatcacaCACCAATTGCACACAGCACTTTAAATAATCTCAAGCTTGTACATATTTTTTAGTGTTAATATGTTTTtgaatgggcggcacggtggcgcagcaggtagtgtcgcagtcacacagctccaggggcctggaggttgtgggttcgattccagctctgggtgactgtctgtgaggagttggtgtgttctccccgtgtccgcgtgggtttcctccgggtgctccggtttcctcccacagtccaaaaacacacgttgcaggtggattggtgactcgaaagtgtccgtaggagtgtgtgagtgaatgtgtgtgtgtctgtgttgccctgtgaaggactggcgtcccctccagggtgtattcccgccttgcgcccgatgattccaggtaggctctggacccccccgtgaccctaaattggataagcggttacagataatggatggatggatggatgtttttgaatgatcttttttttttgttgttgttttgcacATTTTGTCTTTTAACTGTTGCCTGTGATACCGTGAATGACAAATGCTATTGACCAAAATTGcacaacaaacagaaatgcTCAGGCAAAACAGTGACCTTTCACAATGTTgtttcactcacattctcacaatCCTTGCCTTCTCTAGTCAACAGGTACTGGGTCGTAAGACAGGCACAGCATCTGTGCACAAAGTCATCATAAAGATCGACGAGACAGATGGATCCAAGCCATTACAGATTTCCCATGAGCCTCCGCTGCCAGCCTGTGATTCGAAACTAATGGAAAGAGCCATGAAGGTAGGGACATTCAGTATAgactctttttttattattattattattattattattattatatagccCTACTACAAATCAGGGTAGGTATTCGATTGttaattttgagattcggatATTCATTTTTTTCGATAAATGTGACTATCAATAAAGGCGGATCTACACTACACCCATATTCAGGATTtccagcagtttaaaaaaatcccCTGCTCCACCAGCACTCTGTCCATATTCAGCCTTGCCAACATAAACGCTGTACTGTGCTGTGTTGGATGTGGATTTTCTGTATGACCTGTGAGCTGCCATTTGATATTAATTATGAATATTATAACACTTTGTTAACTGTAAAACCTATGTTATTATAATTATGCACCATTATGGAAGCTAAATGAACTTATTAGTTGGAATCtgtattttttcttattttattattctccCCTCTTCTTTGTACAATGTAGTGTATATGCACCATTGTCCTGTCCATTTACTTAGTAGTTAATTGAAACAGAAAGTGGCTTTATAATAGTTTATGTTTACTCacaaaaataattgtttttcgATTATCTTTTCTCTGTAGATTGACCATCTCTCTGTTGAAAAGCTTTTGATTGACAGCGTTCATGCCCGCTCACATCAGAAGCTGCAGGAACTCAAAGCCATAATAAAAAGCAGTAACCCCAGTGACAACTGTAAGATTCCAAGCTTACATGCCCCAGAGAAACATCTCCATAAGCGTTCTGACAGAAATTCAGGACAGTTAcggatgtttgtgttttttctgcAGCATTCATAGAGACCGCGCTTCCCACTCTAGTGATTCCTATCCTGGAGCCCTGCGGACGGTCGGAATGTCTTCACATTTTTGTCGACTTGCATTCTGGAATGTTTCAGCCAATGCTATACGGAATTGGTAAGATTATTAAAACTTATATTTAAAGTATAAAGGCTCATTTATGCTTTATGTTAAATATGGATTCAGATATGGAGATACAGTCTGGAGTCTGTGTTCATTTTGTCCGTATTTGTGCATGTTTTTGGAAAGCATACGAATACTGGCCACTTAAAACCATGGGGACAGTGTAGGTGATAGTTCAAGTTGAACATGACCGTTggtaaaataagtgaaaacaaTTATCTTTTCATGTCGTTTAATGTCTTCCCAGACCACTGCCATTTACACTGCTGCCGCTTTTGTCCTTTTTGGTATTACTAACGATACATTATCAGCACCTCTTTCACCATTATAATGTTTGATGTTGTAGTTAACTTGCTTTTGAACTGCCCACTAGTGGATGTATTGCTTAACATCTACTTCAATTTCAAGGGCGCATAGGTTACAAACTTTGACAGAAACGTATTAATTTATGTATGAAAATGACAGGTTTAGAGGTGGGGCAGGTGGGAGAGTTAACGTGTCTGTTGGTTTCAGATCAGTCCATGCTGGATGACATTGAGAAAAACATCAACGATGACATGAAGCGTATCGTCACGTGGTTACAGCAGCTGAAGTAAGAGACTTGTACTGTCATaatcccacccccccccccacacacacacccctcgtATACAAATGATGTTTTATAGTTAGCGTTGCTATTAATACTGTAATAACTGACTGTGTTCAAATAGGTTCTGGTTGGGTGAGCAGAGGTGTAGGCAGTCAGTGAAGCATCTCCCCACACTGTGTACAGACACTATGCATTTTTCTAACTCCGCTTCTCATCCTGTGGGCAATCTATCAAAACACCTcctcttcatcaaactcactcGCCTCCCACAGTACTACATTGTAAGTGCATTATTCGAGACCCTTGTCTTAAAGGGCACTCTGTTGTCTTCTTCTTATTTTGGCTCAGTGGTTTGAAGTTGTTCTCATCTTCTCTTCTCAGGTGGTTGAAATGTTTGATGTGGCTAACAGCCCCATAGAGCTGCAGTACAAATACTATTTCCTTTCAGTAAATCAGCCTGAGGGGGAAGATGGACTTCCTTGTGCTCTGCTGCTACAGCAGTTCAAGCCCAATCTAGAGGAGCTAGTGCAGGACCTGTCATCTGGCCGAATGGTCCGACCTGGGGCCAAGAGGAAGGTATGCAGCATTCTTAAACTGgtttcaaaataatattttctgtGCTTTTGAAAAGATTATAACTTGAATGTGAATTCAGATTACAGTTTTCCTATGATttcttgtaaaatctctttctATGGGCCATGTTTTATAGCTGTCAGGCGAGCAGGGAGCTACTGAGCCTAAAAAACCCAAACGATCAGGAGAAATGTGCGCTTTCAATAAGGAGCTTGCCCACTTGGTAGCCATGTGTGACACCAACATGCCTCTTATTGGCCTGCGTTGTGAGGTACTGCATAGACAGCCTGATTTGATAGTAgttgtttaatttcattttattgttcttaatgtaatctttcattaaaaGGCATTATGTAGCATTTAGATATGGAGTATGtcatgtttgttatttattgtaCATTTGCCTCAGCTGTCCAATATGGAGATCCCTCATCAAGGGGTCCAGGTTGAAGGAGATGGCTGTAGCCATGCTATTCGCCTTCTCAGGTAAGACTATAGTAAGTTTTAGACTGTAATGAACTACTTTTTCTATGTATGTAATTATTGAAGGGATTAGTTGTATGATAGTTGACTTGCATACAAAGAAAGTTTAGAAAGTCAAAAATTGAAAGGAAAAACTGAAAGTGTCTGTTTACTATGTATCAaccctctttccctcttttcCCAGGGTACCACCTTCTAAAGGTGTTAGTGAGGAGACAAGGAAAGCTTTAGATCGCTCTCTTCTGGACTGTACCTTCAGACTTCAGGGCCGTAATAATCGCACCTGGGTGGCAGAGCTGGTCTTTTCAAGCTGCCCCCTCAACAGCACCTCGAGTAAAGAGCAAGGTGgggttaaatatatttatttttgactgGCTAGTAGGTTTGATTGATCATGTATCAGTTAACACTCCTGCTTCCCTAGTTTAACAGTTAGTTTTGAATATATCTGTGTTTGGTTACGTAGCCTCTACGCGGCATGTCTACCTTACATACGAGAACCCACTTTCGGAGCCAGTAGGAGGACGGAAGGTGGTGGAGATGTTTTTGAATGACTGGAACAGCATAAGTCAGTTGTATGATTGTGTGCTGGAGTTCTCCCGTGCTCTGCCTGGTACGTATTTCACTCAAGGGAACAGTAGCCTAGTGTATGGTATTCCCATACATGTATGTAAAAGGgaattttactgttttttttaataatttcaatGATGAAGATGGAAAGGAAATCATTCAGCGAGTTATTGTAATGAAACCTTCATGTGTATTCTGAGCTTTTATATTGAATGTTGAGTGGTAAATTAGGAATAAATCTGAAAAACTGTATTTATCATTCTTCCCTACCAATTGAAGTACTTTGCCAAAATAAAGTTTCACTTATAAAAACTCAAATAAATCCCCAATAGCATTTCCAAACGTTCGCCAAAAAGACCCAATGCTCGGACAACTCCAAATAAATTGAGCACCAGCACAGTTCATGATTACTTCCTTTATCAATCAGATCTCTTTTTTAGAGGTATAAAAATCTCACCAAACATTTCCAATTACATTCTACTAATAATCTTGAATTTGAAGTTGAAACAATCAATCTGCAGAAGTTATCCTAGTCTTCACCTGGGATTGATTTCTTACTTACTTTTTCCCATTTTAGACTTCTGTGCAAGTTGAATCCCTTTTGGTTATTTGAATACTCCTGTATATCTTTGAAATCAGTCTCCTCTTATCGTTCCATTTGTATATTATAAAATCAGATTGTCTTTGGGTATATGAATCCTTTTCAGATCTTTGTTAAAGTAATTTCTGATTTGTAATTATCTATAAAAATCTTGCTTGTCTAGTTGAAATTCCCCAGCCAGATGAGTATAGAATTCAGACTTTCCTGTTCATGATTGTAGATACTAATTGTAGATTACTAATGACTTTATCTTAAAGCCTTAATGACATTGAAATgctgaaattttgaaaaatcatGGGAATCACTTCTGACAGTTGCGTGCTGCACAGATTAAGCTGATCTTTGTGGAATGTACTAAGAATTTGAATATTTGTGGTAAATGCTCTCTAAAACCAGTTGGCTTCACTGAACCTCAATGCATCTCCTGTTCCCTCCTTTAGAAATGCCTTCGCATCTGAGCCTGTTCTCTGAAATACGGTTGTATAACTACCGGAAACTGGTTCTTTGTTATGGCAGCACCAAAGGCAGCTCAGTTAGTACAAATTTATTTACTTCCATATAATTATATGTTTGATTTAGCTTTGGAATTTACTTTGCCTTGGACCTCATGATTGAGTTGCttagtaatatttttttcaaaactaTTTCTGAAGGTGACGATCCAGTGGAACTCTGTGGCCCAGCGTTTCCACCTTGCTCTGGGCACAGTTGGTCCTAACTCAGGCTGCAGCAACTGCCATAACATCATCCTACATCAGCTCCAGGAGATGTTTAACAAGACGCCTAATGTTGTGCAACTACTACAGGTCTGTATAGATCTGTACTCAACCTTGAACCTAGAAGTCCACTTCACATTTTACTGCTATCCCTGCTCAACAAGCTAGTTACAGAGCAGAGGAAGCACTGAAACATGGAAAGGCTCCTCATAACCAAGGCTGAGAACTACTATTCTACCCCTCCTCTGGGCATTATAAGCTGAATTGATTAATCGGTTACTTACACCATTCAGATTAGTAATAGCTCAATATTTTCCCCCAGGTGCTGTCAGATACACAGGCCCCATTAAACGCCATCAACAAGCTTCCCACAGTACCCATGCTGGGTCTGACCCAAAGAACCAACACGGCCTACCAGTGCTTCTCAATTCTGCctcagtcacccactcacatcCGCCTTGCCTTCCGAAATATGTATTGCATCGACATCTACTGCCGCAGCAGAGGAGTAGTGGCCATCCGTGATGGAGCTTACAGCCTCTTTGATAACACCAAAATCGTAGAGGGATTTTATCCAGCTCCTGGGCTAAAGGTAAAACCCGGCTATTTTTATTTGCACTGCATTGTAAATGTTTGATCTTGTATTAGCTATATCACTGAGGTCAGATtgttgcattctgtttttttcccctataTATAGtctaattaatttgttttacaGAGACTGTCAAAATGGTGATATCACCAACAGACCCTGTAAAACAAGCAAGTTAACAATAGATAATCTGGTTACATTGATCTTGCCTATAAATGCTACAGTCATCtaaatgttgatgttttttCATGATCAGTAATTATGTCTTACAGCTGCCATTACAATGGACAAAACCAGTGTGCTTAAAACTATGAAAATTCTTGTTATTTCTGCAGACATTCTTGAACATGTTTGTGGACAGTAATCAGGACGCGCGACGACGTTCTGTCAATGAGGATGACAACCCTCCCTCACCGGTGGGTGTGGATGTCATGGATACTCTCATGCCTCACATGCAGCCCCAACAGCCAATTAGAGGCCAAGGAGTGTACCCACCTCTCACATCTCCACCTGCTCCTTATCACGGCAATGTTGCACCTTCGCCCTCCATGATGCCGACCCAGTCACCAGGTAAGTAGTGCGACAGGTATGTGTGTGGTCCTCAGTTTAAACGCCAGCCTTTGCTTGTCATACCATTTGTGGTGACGGGGCATAAAACAAGTCATCTAATCTCGCGCTGCCAATGCCGTCCAGCCAGCTAGCCTGTCTGTGCGAACATGCATGTATTTGTTGATGTCCATATGTTCTCATTGCCACATTGGCCTGCACATGGAATGCTTTGTTGAAGCATGTTTTAAATTCCTGTGCTTCAGTATTCATCTCAGCCCTGGGTCCTGCAGCTGCTTTCCTGCTTCAGCCTtggtgtgcttgtgtgtgtgaatgtgagagagggagacgaGCAGTATTGTCAGCAGCTGTCAGATAAGGCCACTGATCAGTTGATTGTGTGCAGGGAACATCCACGCAGCCAATTCCCCTAGTGGAGCTCTGCGGGCCCCCTCGCCTTTCGGCCCCACTCCATCTCCTTCCTCTCTGGGCATTTCTATGGGCcagacctccaactttgccagCCCGCATGGTAAGTGCCTGAGGGGGCAGGATCTGGAGCCTAGCGGTGGCCACAACACCCTTAATTGTTCCCTCTGCTGCAGGCTGAGCAGACAGCTCCATGGGCACCAGTGAGGAATCTTTCTTATTGGGACAACACTCTGTGGGCAAGGATGGTGCAGGAACTCCTTTGTTACTAACATTAAATCAATGCATTGAGACATTTAACTTGCATTTCAAAGGTGAATGGGCACTTGGGAGTGGTTTTCAATACTAATATCTTATTTTTCTTCTGATGCCATGAATGAGACCTGACTGATCATATGCATGCAGATATTTACAAGAGGGAATCCACTGATAATCAAACATAGTAGGATCAATGTATGGTGTgtttgatgaatgaatgaaaatatatacactatttctaccacatctttaaACCTCTGAGAAATCAAATATTGACAGACATGACCATAAAAAAAGTGGTAAATTGGACATGTATCATTTGCTGAGGAAAAGCCTGATTTTTGAAAAAGGAACTGCAAACAATCTCATATtatgatatatttatatcaaaATAGTTTTAACAAAACCTTAcataaatatacaatatacaaagTTGCTGCAGTGACTCTTCAGTAGCAGTTACCCACAAAAGCTACCATTCAGTTTTTTAGCTTTAGAATGAGCTGGCAGATGGACTAACCATAGGCTGTTGTTATTGCTATAATACAGCAACTATCTCACAATGGCGCTTCAGAGAAAGCAGCATCCTGGAAACAAAATTGTTTACCATGGTTCACAagcagtggtggatgctggtctttcaaggagagGAAGCTCAATTTTGGTCTACATCATAAAacgtgttggtttatttatacgtaaattctaccctccgttccttttcaagaaaatgatctgtgaccctgtcgtaccaacaaggtgtcttttccagggacttgactagtgtcctctcaatggccagcagagctaggc contains:
- the med14 gene encoding mediator of RNA polymerase II transcription subunit 14 isoform X2 — its product is MAPVQIGAEGQLVPVAGPTSATQPPAAAAAQGVRLSVLIEFLLQRTYHEITLLAELLPRKTDMERKIEIVQFASRTRQLFVRLLALVKWASNAGKVEKCAMISAFLDQQAFLFVDTADRLASLARDALVHARLPSFAIPFAIDVLTTGSYPRLPTCIRDKIIPPDPITKAEKQSTLNQLNQILRHRLVTTDLPPQLANLTVANGRVKFRVDGEFEATLTVMGDDPDIPWRLLKLEILVEDKETGDGRSLVHSMQVNYIHELVQSRLFADEKPLQDMYNCLHSFCLSLQLEVLHSQTLMLIRERWGDLVQVERYLPAKCLTLAVWNQQVLGRKTGTASVHKVIIKIDETDGSKPLQISHEPPLPACDSKLMERAMKIDHLSVEKLLIDSVHARSHQKLQELKAIIKSSNPSDNSFIETALPTLVIPILEPCGRSECLHIFVDLHSGMFQPMLYGIDQSMLDDIEKNINDDMKRIVTWLQQLKFWLGEQRCRQSVKHLPTLCTDTMHFSNSASHPVGNLSKHLLFIKLTRLPQYYIVVEMFDVANSPIELQYKYYFLSVNQPEGEDGLPCALLLQQFKPNLEELVQDLSSGRMVRPGAKRKLSGEQGATEPKKPKRSGEMCAFNKELAHLVAMCDTNMPLIGLRCELSNMEIPHQGVQVEGDGCSHAIRLLRVPPSKGVSEETRKALDRSLLDCTFRLQGRNNRTWVAELVFSSCPLNSTSSKEQASTRHVYLTYENPLSEPVGGRKVVEMFLNDWNSISQLYDCVLEFSRALPEMPSHLSLFSEIRLYNYRKLVLCYGSTKGSSVTIQWNSVAQRFHLALGTVGPNSGCSNCHNIILHQLQEMFNKTPNVVQLLQVLSDTQAPLNAINKLPTVPMLGLTQRTNTAYQCFSILPQSPTHIRLAFRNMYCIDIYCRSRGVVAIRDGAYSLFDNTKIVEGFYPAPGLKTFLNMFVDSNQDARRRSVNEDDNPPSPVGVDVMDTLMPHMQPQQPIRGQGVYPPLTSPPAPYHGNVAPSPSMMPTQSPGALDPSSPYPMVSPSQRAGTWPGSPQVSGPSPGARIHGMSPGNPSLHSPIPDASHSPRAGTISQVMPTSMPPPRKLPQRSWAASIPTILTHNALHVLLLPSPTMCLVPGLAGSYLCSPLERFLGSVIMRRHLQRIIQLEANLTIVNSNEPGVIMFKTEVLKCRVALNPKSYQTLQLKVTPENAGAWSQEELQVLEKFFETRVAGPPFKYNTLNAFTKLLGAPTNILRDCVRIMKLELFPDQAAQLKWNVQFCLTIPPSAPPIAPPGTIAVVLKTKMLFFLQLTQRLPVPQEPISIIVPIVYDMATGLTQQADIPRQHSSSGAAALMVSSILRRFNEHHPARPGECTIFASVHELMANLTLNPSGRP
- the med14 gene encoding mediator of RNA polymerase II transcription subunit 14 isoform X1, with the protein product MAPVQIGAEGQLVPVAGPTSATQPPAAAAAQGVRLSVLIEFLLQRTYHEITLLAELLPRKTDMERKIEIVQFASRTRQLFVRLLALVKWASNAGKVEKCAMISAFLDQQAFLFVDTADRLASLARDALVHARLPSFAIPFAIDVLTTGSYPRLPTCIRDKIIPPDPITKAEKQSTLNQLNQILRHRLVTTDLPPQLANLTVANGRVKFRVDGEFEATLTVMGDDPDIPWRLLKLEILVEDKETGDGRSLVHSMQVNYIHELVQSRLFADEKPLQDMYNCLHSFCLSLQLEVLHSQTLMLIRERWGDLVQVERYLPAKCLTLAVWNQQVLGRKTGTASVHKVIIKIDETDGSKPLQISHEPPLPACDSKLMERAMKIDHLSVEKLLIDSVHARSHQKLQELKAIIKSSNPSDNSFIETALPTLVIPILEPCGRSECLHIFVDLHSGMFQPMLYGIDQSMLDDIEKNINDDMKRIVTWLQQLKFWLGEQRCRQSVKHLPTLCTDTMHFSNSASHPVGNLSKHLLFIKLTRLPQYYIVVEMFDVANSPIELQYKYYFLSVNQPEGEDGLPCALLLQQFKPNLEELVQDLSSGRMVRPGAKRKLSGEQGATEPKKPKRSGEMCAFNKELAHLVAMCDTNMPLIGLRCELSNMEIPHQGVQVEGDGCSHAIRLLRVPPSKGVSEETRKALDRSLLDCTFRLQGRNNRTWVAELVFSSCPLNSTSSKEQASTRHVYLTYENPLSEPVGGRKVVEMFLNDWNSISQLYDCVLEFSRALPEMPSHLSLFSEIRLYNYRKLVLCYGSTKGSSVTIQWNSVAQRFHLALGTVGPNSGCSNCHNIILHQLQEMFNKTPNVVQLLQVLSDTQAPLNAINKLPTVPMLGLTQRTNTAYQCFSILPQSPTHIRLAFRNMYCIDIYCRSRGVVAIRDGAYSLFDNTKIVEGFYPAPGLKTFLNMFVDSNQDARRRSVNEDDNPPSPVGVDVMDTLMPHMQPQQPIRGQGVYPPLTSPPAPYHGNVAPSPSMMPTQSPGNIHAANSPSGALRAPSPFGPTPSPSSLGISMGQTSNFASPHGALDPSSPYPMVSPSQRAGTWPGSPQVSGPSPGARIHGMSPGNPSLHSPIPDASHSPRAGTISQVMPTSMPPPRKLPQRSWAASIPTILTHNALHVLLLPSPTMCLVPGLAGSYLCSPLERFLGSVIMRRHLQRIIQLEANLTIVNSNEPGVIMFKTEVLKCRVALNPKSYQTLQLKVTPENAGAWSQEELQVLEKFFETRVAGPPFKYNTLNAFTKLLGAPTNILRDCVRIMKLELFPDQAAQLKWNVQFCLTIPPSAPPIAPPGTIAVVLKTKMLFFLQLTQRLPVPQEPISIIVPIVYDMATGLTQQADIPRQHSSSGAAALMVSSILRRFNEHHPARPGECTIFASVHELMANLTLNPSGRP